The following are encoded together in the Flavihumibacter fluvii genome:
- the tyrS gene encoding tyrosine--tRNA ligase, which translates to MNLIEELRWRGMLQDIMPGTEEQLNKEMTSAYIGFDPTADSLHIGSLVPILLLVHLQKAGHKPFALVGGATGMVGDPSFKSEERKMLDEATLQHNLAGISAQLSRFLNFDPTLPNAAEMVNNYDWFKNISFLDFIRDTGKHITVNYMMSKDSVRKRIEGDSGISFTEFTYQLIQGYDFYWLYTHKNCKLQMGGSDQWGNITTGTEMIRRMAGGEAYAFTCPLLTKSDGGKFGKTEKGNVWLDPAKTSPYQFYQFWLNASDEDAIKWIRIFTFLPKQEIEELVNVHQAAPHTRALQKKLAEEITSLVHGREEYEFAVKASEILFGNATTELLQSLSETQLLQALDGVPTHDYARKLVDEGADIVSFLAETAIFPSKGEARKMVLSGGISINKNKIEGIDAKLGAGLLLKDRYLLVQKGKKQYFLVRMV; encoded by the coding sequence ATGAATTTAATCGAAGAATTACGTTGGAGAGGCATGTTGCAGGATATCATGCCGGGAACAGAGGAACAGTTGAACAAGGAAATGACTTCAGCCTATATTGGCTTTGATCCTACCGCAGACAGCTTGCATATTGGCAGCCTGGTCCCCATTTTATTACTGGTCCATCTCCAGAAAGCCGGTCACAAACCTTTCGCACTGGTTGGTGGAGCCACCGGGATGGTAGGCGATCCCTCCTTTAAATCTGAAGAACGAAAAATGCTTGATGAAGCAACCCTGCAGCATAATTTAGCGGGAATCAGCGCCCAATTAAGCCGTTTCCTGAATTTTGATCCCACACTGCCCAATGCTGCCGAGATGGTCAATAATTACGATTGGTTCAAAAATATCAGCTTCCTGGATTTTATCCGGGATACCGGGAAACATATTACGGTAAATTATATGATGTCGAAAGACAGTGTAAGAAAGCGGATTGAAGGCGACAGCGGCATCAGTTTTACCGAATTCACTTACCAGCTCATCCAGGGATATGATTTTTACTGGTTGTACACCCATAAAAACTGCAAACTGCAGATGGGCGGCAGCGACCAATGGGGCAATATTACCACCGGTACCGAAATGATCCGGCGAATGGCGGGTGGTGAAGCTTATGCCTTTACCTGTCCATTACTCACCAAATCGGATGGCGGGAAATTCGGCAAAACCGAAAAAGGCAATGTGTGGCTGGATCCTGCAAAGACCTCACCCTACCAGTTCTACCAGTTTTGGCTGAACGCTTCCGATGAGGATGCCATCAAATGGATCAGGATCTTCACTTTTTTACCAAAGCAGGAAATTGAAGAATTGGTCAATGTACACCAGGCTGCCCCCCATACCCGCGCCCTGCAAAAGAAACTGGCCGAAGAAATCACCAGCCTGGTGCATGGCCGCGAGGAATATGAGTTTGCGGTAAAAGCTTCAGAAATTCTTTTCGGGAATGCCACTACGGAATTATTGCAGAGCCTGAGCGAAACGCAGCTGTTGCAAGCCCTGGATGGTGTGCCAACTCACGATTATGCCCGTAAACTGGTAGATGAAGGCGCAGATATTGTGAGCTTCCTGGCAGAGACGGCTATATTTCCTAGTAAAGGTGAGGCCCGCAAAATGGTATTGAGCGGCGGTATCAGCATCAATAAAAATAAAATTGAAGGCATCGATGCCAAACTTGGCGCAGGTCTTTTACTAAAGGACCGC